The sequence below is a genomic window from Bosea sp. F3-2.
TCCTGGCCGATTTTGCTGCCACCTCGCGGACGCAGGGCAAAGCCTGAGACGTGACCGGCCTCGGCCGTCATGCTCGGGCTTGACCCGAGCATCTCGGAAACCAGTGTCTTCTCGTCACGAGTTTCTCGGGTCTACGCTTCGCTTCGCCCGAGAATGACGGCGGGGGGTCGCCACCGATCATCGCCAGGGCCGCTGGCCTGAGACGCTGTTCCGCCATGCGCTGAATGTCTGGACGCGGCAGCGCAGGCTTGCTCATATGCCGCCGCCCACTAGAGGCGGGTCCGGCCCGGCCGCATCGGCCCCGTTGGGGAATCCGCCTCTCAACGAAAGACGGGGAGCGCCTGGGCGTTCTCCAGGCGGAACGACAATGGACAATCGAAACGATCTCTGGCGGCATGTCGATGCGAACAAGGAGCGCTTGATCGCGCTGAGCGACCGGGTCTGGGGCATGCCGGAGGTGTGCTACACCGAGAAGCGCTCGGTGGCCGAGCATGTCGCCGAGCTGAAGCACCAGGGCTTCCGCATCACCGAGAACGTCGCCGACATCCCCACCGCCGTCATCGGCGAGGCTGGCGAAGGCGGCCCGGTCATCGCCTTCCTCGGCGAGTACGACGCCCTGCCCGGCCTCTCGCAGGAAGCCGGTATCGCCGAGCACAAGGAGATCGAGACTGGCGGCCACGGCCATGGCTGCGGCCACAACCTGCTCGGCTCCGCCGCGATGCTCGCAGCCGTGGCGATGAAGGACTGGCTCGCCGAGAACAAGATCCCCGGCCGCGTGCGCTATTATGGCTGCCCGGCCGAGGAAGGCGGCGCCGCCAAGGCCTTCATGGTCCGCGCCGGCGCCTTCGACGACGCCGATGTCGCCATCAGCTGGCACCCGTCGAGCTTCTGGGAGGTCGCTCCGGCGCTGGCGCTCGCCAATACCCGTGCCGATTTCGTCTTCACCGGTCGCGCCTCGCATGCCGCCGCCGCGCCGCATCTCGGCCGCTCGGCGCTCGACGCCGTTGAACTCATGAATGTCGGCGTCAACTACATGCGCGAGCACATGCCGTCCGACGCGCGCGTCCATTACGCCCTGCTCGACACGGGCGGTATCGCGCCGAACGTCGTCCAGGCCCATGCCCGCGTCCGCTATTCGATTCGCGCTCGTGATCTCCGCGGCATGCTGGAGCTCGTCCAGCGCGTGAAGAAGATCGCTGAAGGCGCTGCGTTGATGACGGAAACCAAGATGGAGATGCGTATCGTCAGCGCTGTCTCCGATCTCGTCGCCAACACGCCGCTCGAAGAAGCCATGCACAAGGTGATGGAGGAGCTCGGCGCGCCGCATTTCGACGACGCCGACAAGGCCTATGCCGAGAAGATCCGTGCCACGCTCTCGGCCCAGGACATCGCCGCGATCTGGCGCACGGTCGGCATGCAGGACACCGGCACGCCGCTGGCCGACTTCCTCGTGCCGCGCGACGCCAAGCGCAATCCGGCGATCGGCTCGACCGATATCGGCGATGTCAGCTGGGCGGTTCCGACCGTGCAGGCCCATGCGCCGACGGTGGCGCTCGGCACGCCCTTCCACACCTGGCAGGTGGTGGCGCAGGGCAAGTCACCCGCCGCGCACAAGGCGATGGTGCATGTCGCCAAGGCGATGGCCGCGACCGGTGCTGCCGTGTTGAGCGACCCGGCTCTGATGGAAGCCGCCAAGGCCGACCACAAGGCCCGCCTCGGCAAGGAAGGCTACACCTCGCCGCTGCCGCCCGAGGTCAAGCCGCCGCTGACGATGTCGCTGGGCTGATAGCGCCGGCTCCTGTCATTCTCGGGCGCCGCGCAGCGGTGAGCCGAGAATCTCTTGCCGGAGATGCTCGGGTCAAGCCCACGGCTGTCCAGTTCGCATCGCGCTGACGGGTGCCGGCGCGGGCTCCTCCCTTCCCCCTTGTGGGGAAGGGTATGGGGATGGGGGTGGTTCCGCTTGGTGAGAGTTGAACCCAGTTTGGTGAGCGTTGAACCCAGTCGTTCGACCCCCACCCCTGCCCCTCCCCACAAGGGGGAGGGGTTCCCCGCGCCTGTCATCTCCGTCGCTGTTCTCTGGAAAGCCTTCGATCCATTGCGCTTTCCAAGACGGTCCTGAAAACGAACCGGACAGCCATGGGCTTGACCCGAGCGTGACGGGCGATGGTTATCGGTCCATCGCCCCGATTGAACGAACACACATGATCCGGGACAATGGGCCTCTGCCGCCAGCCGGCAGAATCGCCCGCCCGGAGCAGCCATGGATCGCGCAGAAGAATCAGGAGACGGACTGGGCCGGCATCACCGCTCGGCCAGCGGTCAGGCTGATTCCGCTGTTCCCGAGCCCGTCGATCTCGCCGGCTATGTGCTGGATGAGCAATTCGGCTTCCTGCTGCGGCAGATGCAGCAGCGCTATGTCGCGATGTTCCTTGAGATGATGGGCGAGGACGGGCCGACGCCGCCACAATTCGCCGCTCTGTGCCGGCTCGCCGCCGACGGGCGGATTTCCCAGAACCAGCTCGGCCGCATGACGGCGATGGACCCGGCCACCATACGGGGCGTGGTCACGCGCCTGGAAGAACGCGGGCTGGTCGAACGCCTGCATGATCCCGACGACAAGCGCCGCGTGCTGGTGCAGCTCAGCCCGCGCGGGCGCGAGCAACTGCCCGCCTACGTCGTGCGCGCCAAGGCGATCACCATCGCCGCCCTGCATCCGATGGAGGATCGCGAGGTCGCGCCGCTGCTCGATCTGATGCGGCGTCTGCTCGCCGGTTTCAAACCGCCAGATACTGGTGCCGCGCCGCCGCGTCGGCCTTGAGTGCCGCCATCGTAGCGTCGAAGCGGATCAGCCCCTTCTCGATGATGACGGCACGGTCGGCGATGCTGCCGGCGAAATGCAGGTTCTGCTCGGAAAGCAGCACCGAAAGCCCCTCGCCCTTCAATACGCGGATCGTCTCGGCCATGGCCTCGACGATGACGGGGGCGAGCCCTTCCGACGGCTCGTCGAGCAGCAGCAGGCGCGGATTGCCCATCAGCGTGCGGGCGATGGTCAGCATCTGCTGCTCTCCGCCCGACATCGCGCCACCCGGCCGGTCACGCATGCGGCCGAGATTGGGGAAGAGCGCGAAGAGGCGCTCCGGGGTCCAATGCGGCGCGCCGGCCCGCGGCGGCTGGCGGCCGACCTCGAGGTTCTCCATCACCGTCAGTTCGGAGAAGACGCGCCGGTCCTCCGGTACATAGCCGATGCCGAGGCGGGCGATCGCGAAGGGCTCGCGCCCGGCGATGTCCTTGCCCTCGAACCGGATCGTGCCACGCGGCTGCGGCACCAGCCCCATCACCGTCTTCATCGTCGTCGACTTGCCGGCGCCATTGCGGCCCATCAGCGCGACGACCTCGCCGCTTCCAACCGAAAAGCCGACACCATGCAGGATATGGGCGCGGCCATACCAGGCCTCGACGCCGGAGAGTTCGAGGAGTGCTGCCATCAGTGCCCTCCCGAGGTCGCGCCGGAGCCGAGATAGACGGCGCGAACCTGCGGGTCGTTGCGCACCTCGGCACTGGTCCCGGCCGCGATCAGCCGGCCGCGGTCAAGCACCAGCACGCGGTCGGCATGAGCGAAGACGACGTCCATGTCGTGCTCGGTGAACAGCACGGCGATGCCCCTCTCCTTCGCGATGCGGGCGGTGAGTGCCATCAGGGCGATGCGCTCCTGCGGCGCCATGCCGGCGGTCGGCTCGTCCATCAGCAAGAGCTTCGGCGCATTGGCGAGCGCGACCGCAAGCTCGACACGCTTCAGGTCGCCATAGGCGAGCACGCCGCAGGCGCGCTCGGCCTGTTGGGTCATGCCGACCTGATCGAGCAGCGCATCCGCAGCCTTGCAGTGGCGCCCGTTGGCGCGGCCAAAGAGGCGCCAGCTCTCGCTGGCATGCGAGATCAGCGCCATCTGGACGTTTTCGCGTACGGTCATCGAGGCGAAGGTCGCGGTGATCTGGAAAGTGCGGCCGACACCGAGGCGCCAGATTTTGCGCGGCTCCAGCCCGGTGATCGGCTTGCCCGCAAGAAGTACTTCGCCGCGATCGGGCTTCAGCTGCCCGTTCAGCAGGTTGAAGCAGGTCGTCTTGCCGGCGCCGTTGGGGCCGATCAGGGCGATCAGGCGCCCAGCCTCGGCCGAAAAGGAAACACCATCGACCGCCTTCACCCCGCCGAAGGATTTGGCGAGGTCGCGGGCCTCCAGCACGACGGTGTTGAGCGCGCTCATGCTGCCGCCGTCACTTGCGCGGCGCTCTGCCGCCGGGCGCGCCAGAAAAGCCAGGTGCCGACGAGGCCACGCGGGAACAGGACGACCAGCAGGACGATCGAAAGCCCGAGGATGAAGCGCCAATAGGCCGTCGCCTTCATCAATTGCTCGTTCAGCCCCATATAGGCGAAGGCGCCGACGACCGGCCCGGCCACGGTCTGTACGCCGCCGAGCAAGACCATCAGCAGCGCGTCGACCGAACGCGGGATCGCCATATAGGTCGGAAAGACCGAGCCTTTCGAAAAGGCGAAGAGCCCGCCGGCGATGCCGGCCGCGAGCGCGGCGATGACGAAGGCCGCCCATTGCAGGCGCCCGACATCGAGGCCGATCGCCTCGGCCCGCAAGGGGCTGTCGCGGCCGGCGCGCAGGGCGTAGCCGAAGGGCGCGAAGATGATGAGGCGCAGGGCCAGGATCACAAGCACGGCGATGGCGAGCGCGAGATAGTAGAAGGCCGGTTTGGAGACCGCCCAGCCGGAGGGCCAGACGCCGAGGATGCCGTTGTCACCGCCGGTCAGATCCACCCATTGGAAGGCCGTGGCCCAGGCGATCTGGGCGAAGGCCAGCGTCAGCATGGCGAGATAGACGCCCGAGAGCCGCACGCAGAACCAGCCGAAGATCGCGCCCGCGATGCCGGCCATCACCGGTGCGAAGACGAGCGCAGGCTCCATCGAAGCGCCCAGCCATTTCACCGCCAGCGCTGCGCCATAGGCGCCGAGGCCGAAATAGGCGGCATGGCCGAAGGAGATGATGCCGCCCGGCCCCATCAGCAGATGCAGCGAGGCGGCGAAGACCGCGAAGATCACCAGATCGGTCAGCGTCAGGACGAGATGATCGGGCACGAGGAGCGGCGCCAGGATCAGCAGGGCGAGCGCCACGGCGCCGAACGCCTTGGCCGGGCGATCGGCCGGGCGCAGCAGGAAGAGCTGGCCGGCATGGCCGCGCGGCTCGACAGCGGCCTTGCCGAGTAGGCCGTGCGGTCTGGCGATCAGCACCACCGCCATCACCAGGAAGACCAGCACGAGCGTGATCTTGGGTAGAATCAGGATTCCGAAGGCGTGGAGCACGCCGATCAGGACGGCGGCGAGATAGGCGCCGGTCACGCTGCCGAGCCCCCCGACCACGACCACCACGAAGGCCTCCGCGATCATGGACAGGTCCATATGGAGGTTGATCGCCTCGCGCGGAAGCTGCAGCGCGCCACCAAGCCCGGCAAGCGCGGCACCGAAGGCGAAGACCGAGGTGAAGAGCAGGCGCTGGTTGACGCCGAGCGCGCTCACCATCTCGCGGTCCTGCGTCGCGGCCCGGATCAATACGCCCCAGCGCGTCAGATGGAACAGGAACCAGATCAGGCCGAGCACGACCGGACCGACCGCGATCAGGAAGAGCTCGTAGCTCGGGAAGCGGCTGTCGAACAGGATGACGAAGCTGCGGAAACCCGGCGCGCGCGGGCCGAGCTTGTCCTCAGGCCCCCAGGTCGCGAGCGCGATGTCCTGCAGCATCAGCACGACGCCGAAGGTCGCGAGCAGCTGGAACAGCTCCGGCGCCTGATAGATCCGCCTGAGGATCGCGACCTCGATCAGCGCGCCGACGAGGCCGGTGAGCAGAACGGCGAGCACCACGCCGCCCCAGAAGCCGAAGGCATCGGCCGGGCCGAGCCAGTTTACCAGCGTAAAGGCCAGATAGCCGCCCAGCATGTAGAGCGAGCCATGGGCGAAGTTCACGATGCGCGTGACGCCGAAGATGATCGACAGCCCGCACGCCACCAGGAATAGCGACGACGCCGAAGCCAGGCCGTTCAGGGTCTGGGTGAGGACGAGATCCAGCATGTCGTCTCGAGCGAAGCGGCTGACCGATTGGAAACGTGATCGTCATTCCGGACAAGCGGCTGCAAGCCGCGCCGATCCGGAATCCATCACAGGCCTCGACACCCTATGATGGATTCCGGGTCAAGCCCGGAATGACGGCGTTTTCCATCGGACAAACTCAGCCGATGACCGGGCGCAGCTTGCGAACCTCGTCATCGCTAGGCAGATATTTGGCGCCGTCGCGATAGCTCCAGTCGACCATCACGCCCTTGCCGTTCCTTTGCGCGCTCTTGCCGACATAGGCGCCGAGCGTCGACTGGTGGTCGATCTTGCGGAACTCGATCGGGCCGAAGGCCGAGGTGAATTTCAGCCCCTCGAAGGCATCGACGAGCTTCTCGTTGTCGACCGAGCCGGCCTTCGCCAGCGCGGCTGCGATAGCCTGCACCGTCTCGTAGCCGACGACCGAGCCCAGCCGCGG
It includes:
- a CDS encoding M20 family metallopeptidase, translated to MDNRNDLWRHVDANKERLIALSDRVWGMPEVCYTEKRSVAEHVAELKHQGFRITENVADIPTAVIGEAGEGGPVIAFLGEYDALPGLSQEAGIAEHKEIETGGHGHGCGHNLLGSAAMLAAVAMKDWLAENKIPGRVRYYGCPAEEGGAAKAFMVRAGAFDDADVAISWHPSSFWEVAPALALANTRADFVFTGRASHAAAAPHLGRSALDAVELMNVGVNYMREHMPSDARVHYALLDTGGIAPNVVQAHARVRYSIRARDLRGMLELVQRVKKIAEGAALMTETKMEMRIVSAVSDLVANTPLEEAMHKVMEELGAPHFDDADKAYAEKIRATLSAQDIAAIWRTVGMQDTGTPLADFLVPRDAKRNPAIGSTDIGDVSWAVPTVQAHAPTVALGTPFHTWQVVAQGKSPAAHKAMVHVAKAMAATGAAVLSDPALMEAAKADHKARLGKEGYTSPLPPEVKPPLTMSLG
- a CDS encoding MarR family transcriptional regulator, which translates into the protein MDRAEESGDGLGRHHRSASGQADSAVPEPVDLAGYVLDEQFGFLLRQMQQRYVAMFLEMMGEDGPTPPQFAALCRLAADGRISQNQLGRMTAMDPATIRGVVTRLEERGLVERLHDPDDKRRVLVQLSPRGREQLPAYVVRAKAITIAALHPMEDREVAPLLDLMRRLLAGFKPPDTGAAPPRRP
- a CDS encoding ABC transporter ATP-binding protein, whose protein sequence is MAALLELSGVEAWYGRAHILHGVGFSVGSGEVVALMGRNGAGKSTTMKTVMGLVPQPRGTIRFEGKDIAGREPFAIARLGIGYVPEDRRVFSELTVMENLEVGRQPPRAGAPHWTPERLFALFPNLGRMRDRPGGAMSGGEQQMLTIARTLMGNPRLLLLDEPSEGLAPVIVEAMAETIRVLKGEGLSVLLSEQNLHFAGSIADRAVIIEKGLIRFDATMAALKADAAARHQYLAV
- a CDS encoding ABC transporter ATP-binding protein, with the protein product MSALNTVVLEARDLAKSFGGVKAVDGVSFSAEAGRLIALIGPNGAGKTTCFNLLNGQLKPDRGEVLLAGKPITGLEPRKIWRLGVGRTFQITATFASMTVRENVQMALISHASESWRLFGRANGRHCKAADALLDQVGMTQQAERACGVLAYGDLKRVELAVALANAPKLLLMDEPTAGMAPQERIALMALTARIAKERGIAVLFTEHDMDVVFAHADRVLVLDRGRLIAAGTSAEVRNDPQVRAVYLGSGATSGGH